In Sporosarcina sp. PTS2304, a genomic segment contains:
- a CDS encoding gluconate 2-dehydrogenase subunit 3 family protein has translation MDDNNLNKPDDKGKVADPSRRRFVKNTGIAVGGVAGGALFGGLFTSKFNKDKNEDSTQTSSGSTEKRYEEARMFFTRFADFAILEQAVERIYPEDKNGPGAIELGVPYFIDKQLAGPWGLNANDYRQGPFGNGNGTAADASLTRGELFINGLRQMEAESSKRFDAVFTEATEEQQLEILQDFADDKVKIKGISSANFFALLRTATLEGVYCDPLYGGNRDMKGWKMKEYPGAVASYANMIEDSEFISMDPVSLTDYQPKSRKG, from the coding sequence ATGGATGATAACAACTTAAATAAGCCGGACGATAAAGGGAAAGTTGCGGATCCTAGCCGACGCCGTTTTGTAAAAAATACCGGTATTGCGGTGGGAGGAGTAGCGGGCGGTGCTTTATTTGGAGGATTGTTTACGAGCAAGTTCAATAAGGACAAAAATGAAGATTCTACGCAGACATCTAGTGGCTCAACTGAGAAACGCTATGAAGAAGCTCGAATGTTTTTCACTCGTTTTGCCGATTTCGCTATTCTTGAACAAGCGGTGGAACGTATTTATCCGGAAGACAAAAATGGACCGGGGGCAATTGAGCTCGGAGTTCCTTATTTCATCGATAAACAATTGGCAGGTCCTTGGGGATTGAATGCCAACGATTACAGGCAAGGTCCTTTTGGCAACGGTAACGGAACGGCTGCAGATGCGAGCTTAACACGTGGGGAGCTATTCATTAACGGATTACGACAAATGGAAGCAGAAAGTTCGAAGCGATTTGACGCAGTGTTTACTGAAGCGACAGAAGAACAGCAACTCGAGATTTTACAAGATTTTGCTGATGACAAAGTGAAGATCAAAGGAATCAGTTCCGCAAACTTCTTCGCATTATTACGGACAGCGACATTGGAAGGAGTCTACTGTGATCCGTTGTATGGAGGGAATCGTGACATGAAAGGCTGGAAAATGAAAGAATATCCAGGGGCAGTGGCGTCCTATGCGAATATGATTGAGGACAGTGAATTTATTTCTATGGATCCAGTGAGTTTAACAGATTATCAACCAAAATCACGTAAAGGGTAG
- a CDS encoding sigma-70 family RNA polymerase sigma factor: MNEMNQIMNEHSRYLVRIAYLYVKNWSTAEDVVQEVFVTFFQKSDQFRNEASLKTYLTRMTANRAKDYLRSWKHKKDVLFDTVFISSKSTEEVLLEQERLASLEKHLFQLPLKYREPLILFYYDEQSIAEIALYLELNENTVKTRLRRAKQQLKEFFAEEEGVDE, from the coding sequence ATGAATGAGATGAATCAAATTATGAACGAGCATTCGCGTTATTTAGTCCGGATTGCTTATTTATACGTCAAAAATTGGTCTACAGCAGAGGATGTTGTGCAAGAAGTGTTTGTAACATTCTTCCAGAAAAGCGACCAGTTTCGTAATGAAGCTTCATTGAAAACATATTTAACTAGAATGACAGCTAATCGTGCAAAAGACTATTTGCGCTCATGGAAACATAAAAAAGATGTGCTGTTCGATACGGTATTTATTTCTTCGAAAAGTACAGAGGAAGTGTTGTTAGAACAAGAACGCTTAGCCTCATTGGAAAAACATTTGTTTCAGTTGCCATTAAAATATCGCGAGCCGCTAATTTTATTTTATTATGATGAACAATCGATAGCCGAAATTGCGCTTTATTTGGAGTTGAATGAGAACACAGTGAAAACACGTTTGCGCAGGGCAAAGCAACAATTGAAAGAATTCTTTGCTGAAGAGGAGGGAGTGGACGAATGA
- a CDS encoding S8 family peptidase has protein sequence MKKLIVLFIASSLIVFGGFSSETKAEEITDKYIVYYADAEQVNAKRITELGGEVQHAYTYIPALLVNASAEEIEAIRSDASVMHVELDSKAQVVLPIRSPMERLVKSADQYMPWGVQRVQAPQMWQRGYTGKGVKVAVLDTGIALNHEDLTVSGGISYVPYTQSYADDHDHGTHVAGIIGAKDNSVGVVGVAPDAELYAVKVLDSDNSFITSNVIKGIEWSIANDMDILNMSLYTYNYYDDYGLHEVLKVAHNKGLLLVGITGNSGTDNRPNTVTYPGKYPEVIAVGATDASNWVSEFSSFGAEAEVSAPGEAIYSTLKDGTYEIMSGTSMAAPHVSGMLALMKEKYPNYSSTQLRNALKNNTKDLGVKGWDPYYGQGLIQGDLGHYKIWPAKQNVSDEKVWSITYNRPVDSESVIEENFYVTDSLGYRHDVFPMLVESNQMEYTIVQVHTWEPYQRGETYTLWIEDVRSEDGTKLKENVKMEFTIQQ, from the coding sequence ATGAAAAAGCTTATTGTTTTATTCATTGCGAGTAGCCTAATAGTGTTTGGTGGCTTCTCCTCGGAAACAAAAGCAGAAGAAATTACAGATAAGTATATCGTCTACTATGCCGATGCAGAGCAAGTAAATGCAAAGCGTATTACAGAATTAGGTGGAGAAGTGCAACACGCTTATACGTACATTCCCGCCTTGCTCGTGAACGCGTCTGCCGAAGAAATTGAGGCAATTCGTTCGGATGCAAGTGTGATGCATGTGGAATTGGATAGCAAAGCGCAAGTGGTGTTACCGATTCGGTCGCCTATGGAGAGGCTGGTGAAAAGTGCTGATCAGTATATGCCATGGGGAGTTCAGCGAGTACAAGCGCCTCAAATGTGGCAGCGGGGCTATACTGGCAAAGGGGTGAAAGTGGCTGTGCTGGATACAGGCATTGCACTAAATCATGAGGACTTGACGGTAAGTGGAGGGATTTCATATGTGCCGTATACGCAGTCCTATGCAGATGATCACGATCATGGGACGCACGTGGCGGGAATTATTGGAGCGAAAGATAATTCGGTCGGTGTGGTTGGCGTGGCACCTGACGCGGAGTTGTATGCGGTGAAAGTGCTCGACAGCGACAATTCGTTTATCACGTCGAATGTCATTAAAGGCATTGAATGGTCCATTGCGAACGATATGGACATTTTGAATATGAGTTTGTATACGTATAATTATTATGATGATTATGGGCTTCATGAAGTGCTCAAAGTCGCGCACAATAAAGGATTGCTGCTTGTCGGAATTACTGGAAATTCGGGTACAGACAACCGACCGAATACGGTAACCTATCCAGGGAAGTATCCCGAAGTGATTGCGGTAGGTGCCACTGATGCGAGTAACTGGGTATCGGAATTCTCTTCATTTGGAGCGGAAGCGGAAGTGTCGGCGCCAGGCGAAGCGATTTATAGTACATTGAAGGACGGCACATACGAAATTATGAGTGGAACGTCGATGGCTGCACCTCACGTTTCTGGAATGCTCGCATTGATGAAGGAGAAGTATCCGAACTATTCGAGCACGCAATTACGTAATGCGCTGAAGAATAATACGAAGGATCTTGGTGTCAAAGGATGGGATCCATATTACGGTCAAGGGTTAATACAAGGAGATCTCGGTCATTACAAGATTTGGCCTGCAAAGCAGAATGTGTCGGATGAGAAAGTATGGAGCATTACGTATAACCGCCCGGTAGATTCAGAGAGCGTGATTGAAGAGAATTTTTACGTGACAGATAGCTTAGGGTATCGTCATGATGTGTTTCCTATGTTAGTTGAAAGCAATCAGATGGAATATACGATCGTTCAAGTCCATACATGGGAACCTTACCAACGCGGCGAAACGTATACGCTGTGGATTGAAGATGTGAGAAGTGAAGACGGAACGAAGTTGAAAGAGAACGTGAAGATGGAGTTTACGATTCAACAATAA
- a CDS encoding S26 family signal peptidase, producing MNDFKQKLDQMMGDTSEQERRIRQRVHEELQPARKKQSWRVLFVTASLPVVALVLLLTFIPSNLLSSDEGRGVPYDPLDDLAKISALQKKQQLSTIDYEELSQLPRFDQVDGLRYVDKDSFTIDGSTEKFHTVMERKSNLFDDIVYKAGDVVRTMTNTTSHLPTYNDVYYEVFAVPGDRVVLKNGELKINGKPLPSDMLERYKKQGIIIAGGYDQLLNAREYLLLNHFPASDSIQGATITPVHKIYGQLVGIASEKQTKSIYLDYLSGQLTGDYTPEQLFDLYLYDDLLGMQTLPQTAAFTKINRKSQLFLEASYRKLTVLSDNRVEMRYQYGREGIAEYVYVMEWHKSERRWVVEE from the coding sequence ATGAATGACTTTAAACAGAAATTGGATCAAATGATGGGCGACACATCAGAGCAAGAAAGACGAATTAGACAACGAGTGCATGAAGAATTGCAACCTGCCCGTAAAAAACAATCGTGGCGCGTGCTATTCGTTACGGCATCATTACCAGTAGTCGCTTTAGTATTATTGCTTACTTTTATCCCTTCAAATCTACTTTCATCTGATGAAGGTCGTGGAGTGCCGTATGACCCCTTGGATGATTTAGCTAAAATTTCAGCATTGCAGAAAAAACAGCAGTTATCCACAATTGATTATGAAGAATTGTCACAATTACCGCGTTTTGACCAAGTAGATGGTCTGCGATACGTTGATAAAGATTCATTTACTATAGATGGAAGTACAGAAAAATTCCATACTGTAATGGAACGTAAATCCAATTTATTTGACGATATCGTCTACAAAGCGGGAGATGTAGTGCGCACGATGACGAATACAACTAGCCATTTGCCGACATACAATGATGTATATTATGAAGTATTTGCTGTTCCTGGAGACCGTGTCGTATTGAAAAATGGGGAATTGAAAATTAACGGAAAGCCATTGCCTTCAGATATGCTGGAGCGATATAAAAAACAAGGCATCATAATTGCAGGAGGTTATGATCAATTATTAAATGCAAGAGAGTATTTATTATTGAATCATTTCCCGGCGAGCGACTCGATACAAGGGGCGACGATTACACCTGTACACAAAATCTATGGTCAACTAGTTGGAATAGCTTCCGAAAAACAAACGAAGTCGATTTATCTCGATTATTTATCGGGTCAATTAACAGGTGATTACACTCCAGAGCAACTCTTTGACTTATATTTATACGATGACTTGCTAGGAATGCAGACGTTACCTCAGACTGCGGCCTTTACTAAGATTAATCGAAAAAGCCAACTGTTTTTAGAAGCCTCTTACCGAAAACTGACTGTTCTATCGGATAACCGAGTAGAAATGCGTTATCAATACGGACGTGAAGGAATTGCTGAGTATGTGTATGTAATGGAGTGGCACAAAAGCGAGCGACGCTGGGTTGTAGAAGAATAA
- a CDS encoding polysaccharide deacetylase family protein: MMKKIYSYLLLLASLLLFIMNNDVKWNLNEVPLFHKQSGTAFAQTVKDQPATSIKQFEHVLTLQERQPIYMMTDHLVKIGELEADYPVAIMGEDEAYYELRLANMDVYIPKGRGVVENRKELSTMNTSRFATVETVAPTKVHTAATAESDVWMQLEAGYHYPVMQEVDGWFVVKIGERPGYIRKQSVTVDKGLPVLVYHQVLPRALMQTTMSTISLENFEQQMNYLAEQQFTTLTSRELYQYLEGRLVVPSRSIVITFDDGLLSSKEYAYPVLKKHGFTAPHHIISSRMDRGKGAPVFDGGGLLNYLSASDLPEMKDVFQFEAHTSELHELNRETNLGVVFDHTQEEITADLRKNLQHVPAAVSIAYPYGLYNEQFIEAAKEVGLVIGYTTVEGYANMDSSNYEVNRFGMTERRTFEQFTTYVDGDMTWP, translated from the coding sequence ATGATGAAAAAGATTTATAGCTACTTACTGTTACTTGCCAGCTTACTATTATTTATAATGAATAATGACGTGAAATGGAATTTGAATGAAGTTCCTCTGTTCCATAAACAGTCGGGTACAGCGTTTGCGCAAACAGTTAAAGACCAACCTGCGACTTCGATAAAACAATTCGAACATGTGTTAACATTACAGGAGCGACAGCCGATTTATATGATGACCGATCATCTCGTGAAAATTGGTGAATTAGAAGCAGATTATCCGGTAGCCATTATGGGCGAAGACGAAGCATACTATGAACTTCGTTTGGCGAATATGGATGTGTATATTCCGAAAGGCCGTGGTGTTGTTGAGAACCGAAAAGAGCTATCTACGATGAATACGAGTCGATTCGCTACAGTGGAAACAGTAGCACCTACAAAAGTTCATACGGCAGCTACTGCGGAAAGTGACGTGTGGATGCAATTAGAAGCAGGTTATCATTACCCAGTTATGCAAGAAGTGGACGGATGGTTTGTTGTGAAAATTGGGGAACGGCCGGGATACATACGAAAGCAATCCGTGACAGTTGATAAAGGACTGCCCGTGCTTGTGTACCATCAAGTATTGCCGCGTGCGCTTATGCAAACGACGATGAGTACGATTTCATTAGAGAATTTTGAACAGCAAATGAATTACTTGGCTGAACAACAATTTACGACACTTACTTCCCGTGAACTATATCAATATTTGGAAGGACGATTAGTTGTACCAAGTCGCTCTATTGTGATTACGTTCGATGACGGCTTACTTTCTTCAAAAGAGTATGCGTATCCAGTGTTAAAGAAACATGGATTTACGGCGCCGCATCATATCATTTCTTCGCGTATGGATCGGGGGAAAGGGGCGCCTGTATTTGACGGTGGCGGATTATTGAACTATTTATCAGCGAGTGACTTGCCTGAGATGAAAGATGTATTTCAATTCGAGGCTCATACAAGCGAGTTACACGAGTTGAATCGTGAGACGAATTTAGGAGTCGTTTTTGATCATACACAGGAGGAAATTACAGCGGATTTACGCAAAAATCTACAGCATGTGCCTGCAGCAGTTTCCATTGCCTATCCATATGGTTTATATAACGAGCAATTTATCGAAGCAGCGAAAGAAGTAGGGTTAGTAATCGGCTATACGACAGTAGAAGGCTATGCGAATATGGATAGTTCGAATTATGAAGTGAACCGATTTGGCATGACAGAAAGAAGGACGTTTGAGCAATTTACTACGTATGTGGATGGGGACATGACGTGGCCATAG
- a CDS encoding BlaI/MecI/CopY family transcriptional regulator, which yields MQFLQKISETEMELMEVIWDCEHQITSNELLHIFAQRGKEWKPQTISTFLSRLVEKKFLIATKQGRSNTYLPRISQEDYALWETESVLDKIYQGSVKNMITALYDGEKLSDDDIAELKQWFSER from the coding sequence ATGCAATTTTTGCAAAAAATATCTGAGACAGAAATGGAACTTATGGAAGTAATTTGGGATTGTGAACATCAAATCACTTCAAACGAATTGTTGCATATTTTTGCTCAAAGGGGTAAGGAGTGGAAACCGCAGACGATCTCCACTTTTTTATCTAGGTTAGTAGAAAAGAAATTCTTAATCGCGACAAAACAGGGACGAAGTAACACGTATCTTCCCCGTATTTCACAGGAAGACTATGCGCTATGGGAAACAGAGAGTGTATTAGATAAAATTTACCAAGGTTCGGTGAAAAATATGATTACGGCATTATATGATGGTGAAAAACTATCTGATGATGACATTGCTGAGCTAAAACAATGGTTTTCTGAAAGGTAG
- a CDS encoding LysM peptidoglycan-binding domain-containing protein, whose translation MKKNSIFTLILTLLFSLSIASTGLAAQPAEGFDPDDGMYVKAETEHYYKGRYSNGRIFAEYLAKELAGDYDNLTNYAVGGAFSGVLTGKEGAEDERSNWSTWLTGWGGVQQTDTFLKEHDGKADPKALYIISVGGNDAYTVADLGDERAAELSSDAALTMTKNLVEAGAKTVLLPNRFKDERADLTSFEDMRNQQVVDKINTYVASDDAPQDVHVLFGNLPQLNADIEEQGFEAYGYKSMGFYLISDWVPAYGYALASEDNSDQFPTTEQQETHGGYGIYSTDSKYYTPETADLEPNDFYLYDEYHPSNRTHKHFAAYLLNKDIETEDGTFKKIYNGEANPFANALADGTIPSEYTTIYTFGDSSIDSGRGLEVTTALVNNRTKTNDNVTDESSYVIQPGDTLWSIAKRHSEENVTNAQIAAIVQEIFQANQSIVRNPHTIYPNQTITLPSSTH comes from the coding sequence ATGAAAAAGAACTCAATATTCACTCTCATTTTGACACTATTATTCAGCTTATCCATCGCATCGACGGGATTGGCTGCGCAACCAGCGGAAGGTTTTGATCCTGACGACGGAATGTATGTAAAAGCGGAAACTGAACATTATTATAAAGGGCGTTACTCGAATGGACGTATCTTCGCAGAATATCTAGCAAAAGAACTCGCAGGTGATTACGACAACCTGACGAATTACGCAGTAGGTGGAGCATTTTCTGGCGTGCTTACTGGAAAAGAAGGTGCAGAAGATGAACGCTCGAACTGGTCTACTTGGTTAACAGGCTGGGGTGGCGTGCAACAAACGGACACCTTTTTAAAAGAACATGACGGTAAAGCTGATCCTAAAGCGTTATACATTATTAGCGTTGGAGGCAATGATGCGTATACGGTTGCTGATCTTGGAGACGAGCGGGCTGCTGAACTTTCCAGCGATGCAGCTTTGACTATGACGAAAAACCTCGTAGAAGCAGGAGCGAAAACAGTCTTATTGCCCAATCGTTTTAAAGATGAGCGCGCCGATTTGACAAGCTTCGAAGATATGAGAAACCAACAAGTCGTTGACAAGATCAATACGTATGTAGCATCCGATGACGCACCACAGGATGTCCATGTGTTGTTTGGTAATCTACCGCAACTAAATGCCGATATAGAAGAACAAGGATTCGAAGCTTATGGCTACAAAAGCATGGGGTTCTATTTAATTTCTGACTGGGTACCAGCCTATGGGTATGCGCTAGCTTCCGAAGATAATAGTGACCAGTTCCCGACGACTGAACAACAAGAAACACATGGCGGCTACGGAATCTATTCTACAGACAGTAAATATTACACACCGGAAACTGCAGATTTGGAACCGAATGATTTTTATTTATACGATGAATACCATCCAAGTAATCGAACACATAAACACTTCGCTGCCTATTTACTCAACAAAGATATTGAAACAGAAGACGGCACATTCAAAAAAATTTACAACGGAGAAGCCAATCCATTTGCCAACGCACTTGCAGACGGTACCATTCCTAGTGAATACACAACAATCTATACTTTCGGTGACAGCAGCATCGATTCAGGTCGTGGACTCGAAGTGACAACAGCACTCGTCAACAACCGGACGAAAACAAATGACAACGTAACGGATGAATCTTCCTACGTCATTCAACCAGGAGATACGCTTTGGTCCATCGCTAAAAGGCATAGCGAGGAAAATGTAACGAATGCTCAAATCGCTGCTATCGTACAAGAAATTTTCCAAGCAAACCAATCCATTGTACGTAATCCACATACAATCTATCCGAACCAAACTATCACACTTCCCTCTTCAACTCACTAA
- a CDS encoding HNH endonuclease, which produces MLNRSKCRKLLYLNDDLLFDKSFLTFDPTGAIIISSLLSATDRIFLNVIESMNIHTIDERQVYVKWHRDHVFIV; this is translated from the coding sequence ATGCTGAATCGTTCGAAGTGCAGGAAGTTACTTTATCTAAACGATGATCTTTTATTTGATAAAAGTTTTTTAACATTCGATCCAACGGGTGCAATAATTATTTCTTCTCTGTTGTCTGCTACGGATCGAATATTTTTGAACGTCATTGAATCTATGAATATACATACGATAGACGAGCGACAAGTATATGTGAAGTGGCATAGAGACCACGTGTTTATAGTCTAA
- a CDS encoding GMC family oxidoreductase yields MAKTLEKVDAVIVGSGWAGGIAAAELTKKGYKVVGLERGKSQVREDFIGSKDELRYDSRKVMFQDLKKETLTIRNTPEETASPNRSNDTNAINGTDTGGSGVHWNGMVYRWLPTDFEIESKTIEKYGKDIIPKEMRLQDWGITYDELEPYYDQFEKTAGISGEPDPLRPNQRSDDYPTPPMKETEIIRTFTKAAKDLGYHPYRIASANLSENYTNPDGETINACVYCAFCEAFGCDFGAKSDPIATVLATANKTGNFELRNNSYAIRIVHENGKATGIKYVDTETGEEFIQPADLVVVSGFVFTNTRLMLLSKIGKPYNPQDETGVIGKSLTVHQRNLTHLRVRGFFDDKKFNRYAGTGALGVTMDDFNIEQLDHREHDFLHGFCLRTSQRGDRPITNNHVPQGTPSWGKEFKEKSLYYANRRIDVQQQNGALPWRYNYMDLDPTYTDIFGDPLLRVTSKFHEQDRNIVRFAHQRAKELLEQMGADHITVPEITDETEFDKTSLSDHTGGGVIMGDNPETSAVNNYSQVWDMENLFVVGASSFPHLSSSNPTATVGALAYRAAEGMIKFLENGQGLLTEEGK; encoded by the coding sequence ATGGCGAAAACATTGGAAAAAGTCGACGCGGTCATCGTAGGCTCTGGCTGGGCAGGCGGTATCGCAGCGGCAGAATTGACGAAAAAAGGCTATAAAGTTGTCGGACTAGAACGTGGAAAATCCCAAGTACGAGAAGATTTTATCGGCTCGAAAGACGAACTTCGATACGACAGTCGTAAAGTGATGTTCCAAGATTTAAAAAAGGAAACATTGACTATTCGAAATACGCCAGAAGAAACTGCATCTCCTAACCGAAGTAATGATACGAATGCAATTAACGGGACGGATACAGGAGGATCAGGAGTACATTGGAACGGCATGGTCTATCGTTGGCTTCCGACAGACTTTGAAATAGAAAGCAAAACAATTGAAAAGTATGGAAAAGATATTATCCCTAAAGAAATGAGATTACAAGATTGGGGAATTACATATGACGAGCTGGAACCATATTATGACCAGTTTGAAAAAACAGCGGGCATTTCAGGAGAACCCGACCCGTTACGCCCTAACCAACGTTCCGATGATTACCCAACACCACCGATGAAAGAAACAGAAATTATTCGTACGTTTACGAAAGCAGCGAAAGATTTAGGTTATCATCCATACCGGATTGCTTCAGCGAATCTCTCAGAAAACTATACGAATCCAGATGGCGAAACGATTAATGCATGTGTTTATTGCGCGTTTTGTGAAGCATTTGGCTGTGATTTCGGGGCGAAGTCAGACCCGATTGCAACTGTGCTTGCGACTGCAAATAAAACGGGGAATTTTGAGTTGCGTAATAATTCGTATGCGATTCGGATTGTTCATGAAAATGGCAAGGCGACAGGTATTAAGTATGTAGATACAGAAACAGGAGAAGAATTCATTCAGCCGGCTGACTTAGTTGTCGTCAGTGGATTTGTTTTCACGAATACGCGTCTAATGTTATTGTCGAAAATTGGCAAGCCGTATAATCCGCAAGATGAGACAGGTGTAATTGGCAAAAGTTTAACGGTTCATCAACGAAACTTAACTCATTTACGTGTGAGAGGATTTTTTGATGATAAAAAGTTCAACCGCTACGCTGGAACAGGAGCGTTAGGTGTAACAATGGATGATTTCAATATTGAGCAACTGGATCATCGCGAACATGATTTTCTTCACGGCTTTTGCTTGCGTACATCGCAACGCGGAGATCGTCCCATCACAAATAACCATGTCCCTCAAGGTACACCATCATGGGGGAAGGAATTTAAAGAGAAATCATTATATTATGCGAACCGTCGAATTGACGTTCAACAGCAAAACGGAGCATTGCCTTGGCGCTATAATTATATGGATTTAGATCCGACGTATACAGATATTTTCGGTGACCCTTTGTTGCGTGTGACGAGTAAATTCCATGAGCAAGATCGCAACATTGTACGATTTGCTCATCAACGTGCGAAAGAATTATTAGAGCAGATGGGAGCGGATCATATTACCGTTCCGGAAATAACAGATGAAACCGAATTTGATAAAACGTCCTTATCAGACCATACAGGTGGCGGAGTCATTATGGGCGATAATCCTGAGACGTCAGCTGTGAATAACTATTCTCAAGTTTGGGATATGGAAAACTTATTTGTCGTAGGGGCTTCTTCTTTCCCGCATCTTAGCAGTTCGAATCCAACGGCTACAGTCGGTGCTCTTGCGTATCGTGCAGCAGAAGGAATGATTAAGTTTCTAGAGAATGGGCAAGGCTTGCTTACAGAAGAAGGGAAGTAA
- a CDS encoding alanine dehydrogenase, whose protein sequence is MILGVLKDRKAGEYRVIATPVEVSTIKADGHTVLVERDAGKMAGFTNEEYEQYGAEIVETMEELYDRSDMVAKVKEIEEAEYPLLKENQIVYTCIHPAAHEQQVQAILDSKCIAFTAEDSHRYGSVNCEAAGKQGALMGLQAMLTINGGKGKFVSGLGGAPGMKVLILGGGLVGKSALQVLHSLGAWCTVMDINFGTLREIGQLYNETVNTQLSTKENIAKLLPEIDMVINCVKWPKGNTEYLIDRDMLNLMEKGSVIVDISNDTDGALESFRETTHADPIYIENGIVHYCVSNIPGAIAHSTSVAYAASVLGHLRSILNVGVQEACIRDGYLRRSLTAYKGYLTHEETSAIQNRPWIHPNDILQIAQESLDPAPPATITKSRNLLHATSLIKSS, encoded by the coding sequence ATGATTTTAGGCGTGTTGAAAGATCGTAAAGCAGGAGAATATAGAGTGATCGCAACGCCTGTAGAAGTGAGTACGATCAAAGCAGACGGACATACCGTACTCGTCGAACGAGATGCGGGCAAAATGGCAGGTTTTACAAATGAAGAATACGAACAATACGGTGCGGAAATTGTAGAAACGATGGAAGAACTATATGACCGGTCAGACATGGTCGCAAAAGTGAAGGAAATCGAAGAAGCTGAATATCCGCTGCTGAAAGAAAATCAAATCGTTTATACATGTATTCATCCGGCAGCCCACGAACAGCAAGTACAAGCAATTTTGGATAGTAAATGTATTGCGTTTACTGCTGAAGATTCCCATAGATACGGTTCCGTTAACTGTGAAGCAGCCGGCAAACAAGGTGCTTTAATGGGGTTACAGGCGATGCTAACCATTAACGGTGGAAAAGGTAAATTCGTCAGTGGGCTTGGCGGCGCTCCGGGTATGAAAGTTCTCATTCTTGGCGGCGGCCTTGTAGGGAAGTCTGCATTACAAGTTCTTCATTCATTAGGCGCTTGGTGCACTGTCATGGATATTAACTTTGGAACGTTGCGTGAGATTGGTCAATTGTATAACGAAACCGTCAATACACAATTATCCACTAAAGAAAATATCGCCAAATTGCTTCCTGAAATCGATATGGTCATTAACTGTGTAAAGTGGCCAAAGGGTAATACAGAATATTTGATCGATCGGGACATGCTGAATTTAATGGAAAAAGGCTCTGTAATTGTAGATATTAGCAATGATACAGACGGTGCGCTGGAATCTTTTCGTGAGACGACACATGCAGACCCTATTTATATTGAAAATGGTATAGTTCATTATTGTGTCAGCAATATTCCAGGTGCCATTGCCCACTCAACGAGCGTAGCGTATGCTGCATCCGTACTTGGCCACTTACGTTCAATTTTAAATGTCGGAGTACAGGAAGCTTGTATTCGTGATGGCTATTTACGACGCAGCTTAACTGCTTACAAAGGCTATTTAACACACGAAGAAACGAGCGCAATCCAAAACAGACCGTGGATTCATCCAAATGATATTTTGCAAATTGCACAAGAAAGCTTAGATCCCGCTCCACCTGCCACGATTACTAAATCAAGGAATCTATTACATGCTACTTCATTAATAAAGAGTTCGTGA